Part of the Nitrospirota bacterium genome is shown below.
GACATCTTTGAAATCAATCGCCCCTTTTTCGATGCAAAACCGACAAGGCCTGCGGCGTTGAAAAAACCGTCCGCCGCCACCGTCACGATCTCCGCCCTGTTCACGCTCCATAACCGTCTCCCTCTCTGTTAGACGTGCTCTTCGGGTTCATAGCCGACATCATCATGCGCCGGCGCCTCAGCCCCACCGCCGCCATCCTGGCGCTTCGGCATGAACGTTACCGTTTGGGCCACCACCTCGTGCTTGCTGCGCTTCTGGCCGTCTTCCGTTTCCCACCGGCGCTGCTGCAGCCGCCCGTCGACGATGACCCCGCTCCCCTTACTAAGATACTGTCCGCAATGTTCCGCTTGCTTGCCAAACACCACAATGTCGACAAAACAGACTTCCTCTTTCAATTCCTCGCCCTGCTTATAGCGCCGGCTGACCGCCAGGCCCAGACTGGCCACCGGCGTCCCGTTCGGCGTATACCGCAACTCGGGATTCCTCGTGAGGTTCCCGATGAGGATGACTTTGTTAAACCCGGCCACCGGCGAACTCCTCCGATGACGCCTCGAGCGGACGTGGCGCCACCAGTTCTTTTTTCAGATGGACGGTCAAAAACTTGATGATGGGGTCTTCCAACCGATAGGACCGCTCCAATTCACCAACCGTGATACTGGGGGCTCTGAAGTAGAAGTAGGCGTACGTGCCCTTCCGCTCCCGCTTCACCTCGTAGGCGAGCTTTTTCTTGCCCAAGTTTTCAGATTTGATGAACTGTGCGCCGGTCTTTTCCGCCACTGCCTTCATCTTGGCGATCAGGGCAGCGGTCTCCTCATCGGAGATAGACGTACGAATAATGAACAGAGACTCGTAGAGCTCCATGCGGCAATCCTCCTGGACAAAGGCCCCCGAACAAGTCGGGAGCAAGGTGTAGGCGCGCTGGTTCAGCCAGCGCGAAAGGGTGAAACTACCATAGCCTTGAAGAAACTGTCAAATCAAAGGGGGAAGCGCTCCTACCCATGCGCTCAGCCGGGATGCGCCCCCGCATCGTCCCCCGGCTTCTCCCGTATATTAAACTGGTTCATCGCCACAGCCGTCCCCCGGTGGATCAGACATTCCAAGGCGTCGACGGCGCGCTCCAGACAGGGGTTTAAGACCTCGACCTCTTCTTTCGTGAAGGCCTGCAGCACGTAATCCGCTGAATCCTGACGCGGGGCCGGTCGGCCGATTCCAACCTTGATCCGCACAAACTCCGGCGTCCCGATCGCCTCAATGACCGACTTGATTCCGTTATGCCCCCCATGCCCGCCGCCCTGCTTGATCCGGAGACGTCCCAGGTCAAGGTCCAGATCGTCGTGGATGAGGATGAGGTCGTCGGCGGTGAGTGAATACTCGCGAAGGAGACCTTTGAGCTGAGGACCGGTAAGATTCATCCAGTCGAGCGTGCCGGCGAGTTCGAGGAGTTCCGACCCGAGCCGTCCCGAGCCGCGCTGGGCCATCCCGCGCCTGGAGAGACGGATGGACCACCGAGCGGCTGCCCGCTCGATGACCCACATGCCTGCGTTGTGGCGGGTCTGGGCATAGGAAGCGCCCGGATTGCCCAGCCCAACAATG
Proteins encoded:
- the rpsF gene encoding 30S ribosomal protein S6; its protein translation is MELYESLFIIRTSISDEETAALIAKMKAVAEKTGAQFIKSENLGKKKLAYEVKRERKGTYAYFYFRAPSITVGELERSYRLEDPIIKFLTVHLKKELVAPRPLEASSEEFAGGRV
- the pth gene encoding aminoacyl-tRNA hydrolase, which translates into the protein MRLIVGLGNPGASYAQTRHNAGMWVIERAAARWSIRLSRRGMAQRGSGRLGSELLELAGTLDWMNLTGPQLKGLLREYSLTADDLILIHDDLDLDLGRLRIKQGGGHGGHNGIKSVIEAIGTPEFVRIKVGIGRPAPRQDSADYVLQAFTKEEVEVLNPCLERAVDALECLIHRGTAVAMNQFNIREKPGDDAGAHPG
- a CDS encoding single-stranded DNA-binding protein; translation: MAGFNKVILIGNLTRNPELRYTPNGTPVASLGLAVSRRYKQGEELKEEVCFVDIVVFGKQAEHCGQYLSKGSGVIVDGRLQQRRWETEDGQKRSKHEVVAQTVTFMPKRQDGGGGAEAPAHDDVGYEPEEHV